tgaaagcacgaccgtctgctctcaaaccccacaggctttgcacatcctgtaaggtAACAGTAACTTCCccaactggaaggtggaaacagtgtgtctcaggcctccagcgctcgatcaaggcagttattagctcattgtccatcctcatcggtcttccacattcaaccacgcctctgaacccccatacacctagccaatacatcacattttcatgtataGGCAATGCCCACaccttactctccgtcctacgaCTTCTCAACACATTTGCTGTGCCATTCGCCAACAAGGAGCTTGAAATGTGTTCGTTCTGATGAAACAGTAgtgatggatcctcaggtccatagcataactgttgttcggaacttgcagatgccatctacttcaaaacattcacccatgcttcaatttttttcataacaactcaacaatcaacaagctaactaaattgcaacttAGGGGCAcaatatatgcatatgaaatacccaAATTACATAAAATCGCCCACCAAAAGGGGCACAATTACAAAAACTTAATCAATTGCTTCTACCCattcaattatatgcatatgaaatacccaaattacggaaaatcgaccaacaaatccaacaatttcatcataaaccctaattttgctaaattaaatccatatgaaatacacaaattacggaaagtcgaccaaaaattccatcaatttcatcataacccataatttcatcataatccctagttatatgcaacaaaacaacacaaaaatactaaaaatccatcaatttaatcaaaaaccctacttttactaaattacggaaaacctgcccaaattaaacattaaaggatgtatttagccaaattgaagaacaattaccggaatatGGTTGCAAAATGGTGGTAATTCGCCGGATTTTGCTCGGATTCGTCGGAAATCGCTTGATTGCGCCGCGTTTGGTTTCGTCCCCTGCTTCTGCTCTTTCGTTTCTGGCTGATTCTGCCTTCTGCCCGGTTTAAAACTCAACGAACGACGCATAAGTATTATGCGTCGCTAaagaaagacgcataagcgttatgcgtcgctaaagaaagacgcataagcgttatgcgtcgctaattaacgacgcataagctTTATGCGTCTTTAATGAACGACGcacaatggttatgcgtcattatctaacgacgcataatgattatgcgtcgttcaataTCGACGCATAATGATTATGCGCCTTTCTtttagtgacgcataagagttatgcgtcactccctgaggcGGAATACAAGTAatgctcttcattaaaatggaattcaattaaagtcctttaccaaaaaaagaatttatCCTACTCACCAGCCTTTTGCATATTCATTTGCCACTCCTTTAGCCTCGAGCTCGGGACAGCAGCTTGCGGAAGACGATTAGAGGCCAACAATGGAGCTGTCTCCGGTAGCGGTTGCAAGGGCTGGAAAGGGCCTGGAGTGGAGTAGGGCGGCAGCTCCAAGGGCTGTGCTGGACTCGGCTGCGGCGGGTGATTTGATCGCGGCAGCGGCAGTGGCGGCCGGTAGGGTTGGTGGATCTGGTCTACAGCAGGGGTGGCCATTAGAGAGGATTCCCAACACGAAGGCTGACGCGCTGGGGTTTGATCGGATTTGGTGCAGTGGCATGGTGGAGCCATTGATTCATTGGGGACTAAACGCGAAGGCCCAAAAGAAGCCTCATTATTTCTTGATGGAGGCTATGCCATCTTTCGGAGTGGTACAGAAACATTGGGCTGATCAAGATCGGGCTCGGGTTGCGGTAACGTTCAGAATTTGCTAAATCGGCGATTTGTGGCATCGAACCAAGTTTCTATCTTGTCAAATGCTTCCAATAAGCGGTCTAACTTTGCGTTAATCGGGTCCTCCGCTTTGGTGGCTGGACGAGGGTGATATTGAGGCTGCCCTGGGCGATTTCGGGGGTAGGAGTTTCGCGGCTCGACGTATGAATCCGGGACCATATCTGGATCACGATACGGTGGTGGATAACAGTTATCGGTTCGTTGTCGGGGCGGATCCCAACAAGTGGGGCGGCGCGTCAGGACAGACCCCATTCGGTGAGGTTGCGGCAGACCGTAGGGTTCACGCCTGTACCTGGGTGGTGGTTGATCATAGGACAAGCGATGATAACGTTGATAGCCGGcatagtcgtatgacatgttgacggactgaagATAGGATGTTTTCTACTAAGGAATGGAGAAGCTTCTGTTTGGtggttttcttccttttttttggaTGAATTGGATGAAGAGGGTGAGGTATGGGTTATGGATAATGGTCTGACTTCAACGCGGCATGCAGGAATCCTTCCCGTTGGGCTTTGCAGAAGTAGGATTGTccggcggctagagctcggcggacaggctgGACTCGGCAACCAAAACAGGTGCTGTGCGTGGAgtgttttccgtcgggcagcagtgGAGCTTTgattcgagatggtgggagggtcagctctcaatgaaagcaccagatgttaaggACTCAATTCCTTAACAGTGATCGGCTGCGGGTTACTCGTCGATCTAGACAAACTTCCGGCGTCCTGAGATAGGATCGGCGGTGATTCTAGTTTCGTGCTGTGCACGGAActcctccgtcgggcagcggctaAACTAGGGTTGAGAGAATAATTCACAATTTTGTGGGCAAATACTATTTCATTCGTTGAttccataaaatgataacaagctctcctatttataatactagaatgcTACtaacctaacttattgaataagaaaacaaagatatggaaaagatttggggaataaaagataactaaataattgtgatttcctAAGATATAGAGGATCGTATCATTCGAGATCTCCTCCGCCACGATCCAGACGTAGCCCTTCTCCATCAATCCCAAAACCCAAGCTTTCTCAAACAAGATCGCAGCGAATTCGAGAGAGCAATGCATGACAACGAAGACCCTCGAGCTGGTGGCGCCGATCATCTTTGTTAGCTCGCTCTCGATGGATGTGGCGGTGGCGGTCATGTGGGGCTCGATGGAGATGTCGAGGGCGTGGAGAGCGCGGGAGAGGGGGAGGAAGAGGGTTGGGTCTTGGGAGATGGAGATGAGATTTTTCCAGTGAAAATGGGCGATGCATTGGATTTGGTGGGCCGCGGGGAGGGTCATCTGTTTGAAGGACGGGGAGGTTGCGGTGGAGGTGAGGCGGCCGGGGAGAGGGAGATGATGGGTGGTGGGGTTTTGAGGTGGGAGTGGAATGTGGCTTGTTCGAGTGTTAGGGTTCCGACGATCGTGTCGATGCATTTGTGGTTAATGAGATCCAGTGCTGCATATGTTTAAAAAGATTTGTATTAACGACCAATAACTATATAGCTTGATAGTACTATTATTGACCGGAAATCGAGTGAATTTGCCTGATCGACATTCCTATGTAATTCGTTTTGTAATTCATTTGTGCACATGATGTCTCGTACGATcgcttagcctcaatcagcctctccaggatgtttttggcttggctgaatggggtctttgagaaatccccttgagctgcgaggttgaggtcgttttaCTAGTAAATATGCAATAGTAGCATTATAATAATTCATTAATTCAtgtttcataattgaaaatatGCCAGCTATGcacatactatatatatatataacataaaaataaaaaaaaaataaaaaactaagaTAATTCTTGAATTTTACAAGACTATACAGGAAATACATGTACAACATACCTACTTCACCTCATAACTTTGAGGCCCTCTCTCCCTAAATATAAGTGACTAAGCAAATTCAATAAACAAAACTAGGTAAAAAATGTCGTACCAGCAGAAGCAGCAAAAGCTGAATTACCATGTAAATCATTGAAGTGCAAAGCCAAGTTCATGTTAGAAGTGATTGCAGAGATGACCAAGCTGTTGGTTGTCATGTGAAGTTGTTGAACGAGAAATGCAAGAATGAAGATGTGTGTTGTGCACGAGAGAAAGCAAGTGACAGCTCCATGCAAGCTGCCTCCACAAGAGCCAACACACGAGCTGAGCTCGTGACTGTACCAGAGAGCACAACTAAGACGCAGGACCACTTgtgtacttggagagacgtggTGATCAAATGATTGAAGAAGGAAGTGGTTTAGTAGAGTTTGTTATGTTTAAGCTTTGTAATCTTGTTTATCTTGTACTACATAAATTAGTGTAGTATTCTAGATTGTTCCTATGCTGCGTATATGTATCAGCTCATTGAGCAACATTGATTAAGCAATGACACAGTAGCATTCATCACAaatagagatgcccaccggttccggttccggcggttaaccggcgaaccggaaccgtggcaattcgaaccgcggtccggttcaggttcaagaattTTCGAACcagaaccgtcaccgaaccgccggttaaccgacGGTTTCATGGTTTGGGCGCGGAAACCAATGCGTCAGTCGGGATAGCTTTTTCATGCGTTgaaaccggccggttccggcggtttttggaccggaaaccggcggtttaccgtGAAAAACGGCGGTTAACTAGCAAACCGGTGGCTTTTTGGTGGTGGTGCGGAACCCCGAAGTGACATATCGCAGCTTTTCGCAGCCGGtttgttgaccgaaccggcggttttgtcgttgaaatcggcggttccggcggttttccgccaaaaccgccggttttccgaaaattcaaattcaaatttcaaataaaaataaaataaaataaaataaatcgaaccacgaaaccgccggttcgagaACCAGAACCGTGTAAACCGCCGTAATACCGGCGGtatcgaaccggaaccgccggttttcgaactgGATTCGGacccggaaccgtgaaatagcctcacggtccggttccggttccaaattccaccaaaccggaaccggcggttccgaatcggaaccgccggttttcgaaccgtgggcaacactaatCACAAACTTGATGAAAGAAacatcataaaataaaatgaaagaaacagTTAGTGGAACGTAAagcatacttttatatattgattttatagtaaaaagcgagtgtaatgagttagtggaatgtatgaTACACTTACCAAATATATTAAAAGCATCCACAGTGGTTGTGGACTAGCAAACgcctcctcctgccacattatcATGGACTAGCAACAACCTTGTCAATGCCCTAGCCCAtcaaattaaaatgacaaataCGAAAttagatttaataaaaaatggagaaagttcaaacataatttaataaaatgaagtgtaacgagccatatatatagagttgaaataataaaataattataaaaaaaggcTAGTCCGTTGGCTCGTCCACTCTGTGGTGGGCGAGCAATCGGATAGCCGATCTCGGCCACAGACAACGTCTCGTCCACCATTTTTCCGTCCGTCGGCTCATCCACCATTGTGGATACtctaaaagtgaaataagatatTTATTGGCGGACATACATTAAAGGAAATATGGATATTTAATGGCAGACATGGCAGacagatggagtactattattaCCGATGAAAACGTGTGTATGTAATGTCGACGGGCTAcgaacaacaacaacaataactcacaaaaaatacagaaatcCTCAAACCTCAAACCTAACAGAACGAACAACAGCAAAAATATCTTCACAAGTTACTGAAACAAGAATTACAAGAAGAGTCGAAACCATTACAGAAATAGTCAAGTCACAGAAATTACAATTTCAACAATCCCTTTAATTAACCATTACATAAATATTCAAACATTATCCAGCCATGAGGTTTCAGAATCCTCAACAAAATCAAGAATTCACAATCGTTGACACAGCGTTTGAcatcctttttctctctctctcagttgcctaaaaacaaaaattgaataaaggATGTGAGCACTTAAAAATTTGTAGACATGTTATTTAAATTAAACAACACTCACATGTTAAATTCTCATTCTAAAGTAGTAACTAAAAGATTAATTACCAGCATACACTGTAACAGAATATAGCAAAACACAATAAATTCCATATTCAGTCAACTGTAAGTAGGGAAGTATTAGCGGGTCGAACCTGTTAGCCAAGTTGAGAGTCTAGCAACGACTTCTCATCTCAAAAAGAAGAGTGGCAACGAACTGTAAAGAGAGATTCTGGGAATTGCTTGGTAGAAGCGACGACTAAGGGATTGCACTCAACTAATTCGATTGCAGCCGTTGAGACCATTGAGGGATCACGTGCCCAATCGAGTTGTTGTAATTTGTAGCAATGCCCTTAGGAGCTCAAGCCTTGGGAGGCTTCCTTGTTGAGCTATCCATCGCACCAGATCACTATCCTCAATTATAAGTGTCTCGAGTTTCAAAAAACAATCTGATTCTATCTCCCACTCTGGGCCTCGAAAGGCATAGTGTTCTAAAGAGAGATTCTCAAGATTTGGTAGCAGCGAACCAATGTCATTCATGTGCTTCCATGAACACCCTAAGCCACACAACCCCATCCTCTTCGAACTTGATGAGAACATTGAAAGAGGAACCATACACTCATACCTCATCTCAGGGTTAGACACAAAATAGATAAGCATTTCCAAATTATGGAGTTCTGTTGAGATATATTCCAAGCCACTCAGTGGGTTGATATCATCGTCATCATCGTAAGGCTTCAACTCCAGCACAATGTTTAATACGTTTAAATTAGAGATTCTTTTCAGAATTTCTCTAGTGCAACTCTTTGCACTAACACCATAAAGACAAGAGAGCTTTTCTAAAGTAGCATCAGAATTAGGGGTTGGTAGGTCTCTTCCGATTGAAGTTGAATACGGTTGGATATGGAAGCAGGGAGCTCTTTGTTGCATGTTAGGGAAAGAAACTTTAGACAAACTAGTTTCATAATTTCAAGTGGGATATGGTAAAGTCGAACTTGAACAGTTTTTAGTACCCTAAGCAACTTGAAATCCATGGCATGTATTGGAATTGGATATTCATGGTAAGGACCATAACAAAGTAGAGAACGGGCAGTGGACGCACAATCACTTTTTATTGCATCATACACTTGTTCGAAGGAAAATAAAGTGTTGCAATGCGCACACAACCGACGCTAGTCTTTCATAACATCACCGCAACTGTATAACATGTAAAAACATGATCTTACTAGCTTCTTTCTTACACAGGTGCTGCCAGCAAGAATGCACGCTTAACTTGTTCTCTGAAAACCAGGAACTCATATTGCTTTCATGTAGAACAAGATGATACACATGAGAAAGCATATTCAagcatttatttatatattcaaagAGAGTGTGCACGCTATATGATTCAAAAAATCCCTCCGCATTTATCTGATGAATGAATTCCTTACTGTAGATATCGTTGTGTGAAGGGTAATCTCCCAAATAGAGACAGAACATTTTCAAATATTGATCTAAGTATTCATAGCTTGGGAAAAGTACCTCTGCTATCTGATCATATGCATCCACAAAGACTGAATTATGTTGTTTCTCTGCTACCTCGGTCCAAAATTTTGGTGTCTTGTCTTCTTTGGATAGGAGATTAGCAACTGTGACTATCATAAGTGGAAGACCTTCACACTTTTTGACAATCTTCTCTCCCAATTCTTCAAGGTGAGGAGGGAAACCCACTTCACCAAATACCATCTCACCAAATAATTTCttactttcttcttcattcaaCAAGCGTACTCGTTTATATGGAGATTCTTCAAATCTTTGTCGGCTTGTAAGCAAGATTCTGACATTCTCTCGTGGCAAGTTATCCATGAATCGTGTATCCCATTTCCATACATCATCCAACACAATGAGACATTTCTTATCCTTCAATCTCTCTTTCAAGAGTTCAACTAATTTCCAGTCGTCATGACTGCCGTCTGCTTGGGTAAGCATCTGGTGGCGAGTGCTGGGATCCACTTGGGCAAGAACACATCGAAGGCATCAATGGATTCACATTTTCTACCCACTCTGACCCATGCTCGAAGCTCGAACTGTCTCTGAATCAATGGATCATCAAATACTTTCTTAGCAATGGTCGTCTTTCCAACCCCTGCCATCCCAATAACTGATAAGCAATtcccttcatcttctccaagaAAATAATTCCTAGTATCTTCAAAAAACTGAGATAATCCAACCATGTTTGAGCTGATTCCACCAAAATCAATCCTTGATGCAATAGGTTCGCCTTCTTCTTCAGGCATATTCGCCACTTCAATATCATACTCCAACTCCATCACCGCGACCCTCTGGATGAAGCAATCAACACTCTGCTGCAGACTCTGCAGATCTACCGAGAAAGACAAGTGACCTCTCTCACTTTCGAGTTGTGGAAGAATCTGATCATAGAAATGAGATTCTAGTAAATCTTCGAATTCCCATACGGCCTCTTTGATTCGTTCATCCAAAGCATTCACCTTCGTCCTGATCTTACTGTAGCCGGTGTCGTCCAACTTTGACAGAGCAGTCAGCAAGCGATCCATGGCCTCGTAGGCAGGTCGTAAGACTTGTATAGAAGAGGCAGGAACCAGTGAAATGCGAGATGA
This genomic interval from Salvia splendens isolate huo1 chromosome 13, SspV2, whole genome shotgun sequence contains the following:
- the LOC121762846 gene encoding disease susceptibility protein LOV1-like gives rise to the protein MAAYGAAISLKNTINSILKSSRISLVPASSIQVLRPAYEAMDRLLTALSKLDDTGYSKIRTKVNALDERIKEAVWEFEDLLESHFYDQILPQLESERGHLSFSVDLQSLQQSVDCFIQRVAVMELEYDIEVANMPEEEGEPIASRIDFGGISSNMVGLSQFFEDTRNYFLGEDEGNCLSVIGMAGVGKTTIAKKVFDDPLIQRQFELRAWVRVGRKCESIDAFDVFLPKWIPALATRCLPKQTAVMTTGN